The following proteins are encoded in a genomic region of Streptomyces sp. NBC_01723:
- a CDS encoding IS3 family transposase (programmed frameshift): MVLENCPPQFKADAVALYQSRRQATIRQVAADLGINPETLRDWVRAAGASRPRRRRAETPTPLEAENAALRKKVRELEEEREILRKAAKYFGRGDALVNRFQFVADHQRRYGTKRLCTILGIARSSFCYWRRTAADRAARQAADAALAARIRAVHRESGGTYGVPRTTVGLREAGERVNHKRIARVMRSIGLAGLRLRRRHRTTIAGPAAAKAPDLIGRDLTASEPNTKYVGDITCLPLDGGKFLCLATVIDLASRRLAGWVIADRMRTGLVTDALAAAEHTRGSLIGAVMHTDHGAPYTSRAFADACRQAGVRRSMSAISSSADNALAESFNATFKRETLQGRKTWSSEREARLDAFGRFNRYNTRRRHSRLGQRSPIAYETALATTATTLAQAA, translated from the exons GTGGTTCTGGAGAACTGTCCGCCGCAGTTCAAGGCGGACGCGGTCGCGCTGTACCAGTCGCGGCGCCAGGCGACGATCCGGCAGGTCGCTGCCGATCTGGGGATCAACCCCGAGACCTTGCGGGACTGGGTCCGGGCAGCCGGCGCGAGCCGGCCCCGGAGGCGCCGGGCAGAGACGCCGACACCGCTGGAGGCGGAGAACGCCGCTCTGCGCAAGAAGGTCCGCGAGCTGGAGGAAGAGCGCGAGATCCTGCGCAAGGCGGCGAAGTATTTCG GCCGGGGAGACGCGCTGGTGAACCGCTTCCAGTTCGTCGCCGACCACCAGCGCCGCTACGGCACGAAGCGGCTGTGCACCATCCTGGGCATCGCCCGCTCCAGCTTCTGCTACTGGCGCCGCACTGCCGCGGACCGAGCCGCCCGGCAGGCGGCCGACGCCGCTCTCGCCGCACGGATCCGGGCTGTGCACCGCGAGTCGGGCGGCACCTACGGCGTTCCCAGGACGACCGTCGGGCTCCGCGAGGCGGGCGAGCGAGTCAACCACAAGCGCATCGCTCGGGTGATGCGCAGCATCGGCCTGGCAGGACTGCGGCTGCGGCGCAGGCACCGCACCACGATCGCCGGCCCGGCCGCGGCGAAGGCCCCGGATCTCATCGGCCGCGACCTCACCGCGAGTGAGCCGAACACGAAGTACGTCGGCGACATCACCTGTCTCCCGCTGGACGGCGGGAAGTTCCTCTGCCTGGCCACCGTGATTGACCTCGCCTCACGCCGCCTGGCCGGCTGGGTGATCGCGGACCGCATGCGCACCGGTCTCGTCACCGACGCCCTGGCCGCCGCCGAACACACCCGCGGCAGCCTCATCGGGGCGGTGATGCACACCGACCACGGAGCCCCGTACACCAGCCGGGCCTTCGCCGACGCCTGCCGCCAGGCCGGCGTCCGCCGGTCCATGAGCGCGATCAGCAGCTCGGCGGACAACGCGCTCGCCGAGTCCTTCAACGCGACGTTCAAACGCGAGACGCTCCAGGGCCGCAAGACCTGGTCCAGCGAACGCGAGGCCCGACTCGACGCGTTCGGCCGGTTCAACCGCTACAACACCCGACGCCGCCACTCCCGCCTCGGCCAACGCAGTCCCATCGCCTACGAGACAGCACTCGCCACGACAGCAACTACCCTGGCCCAAGCCGCATAA
- a CDS encoding IS701 family transposase, with product MKLGEVERLRGELAGFVADVFGSLPRRDQRRWGECYLRGLMLDGRRKSVQPMAERLPDGNMQALQQFVNQSPWDPLPVSRRTAERIAEVIPPEVWVIDDVSFPKCGTASAGVARQYCGAVGKRANCQVAVSVHAATDTASCPLNWQLYLRRERTADPDRCRRGGVPDVIVHQEKWRLALGLLDTLGEWQLKAPVVVADAGYGVSTPFRTGLEQRGLSYVLALTGKEVAHPEDAEPLQPAYRGLGPPTLARYRTSPRAVSVLAVEAGAGWLTEVTWRQGSKGAMASRFAVLTVRPAGKQPVAAAQEAGGGRSRWDGVLPTQTLLVEWPEGQDAPSGYWISNLPATTPVADLVRWAKMRWRIEHDYRELKHGLGLDHFEGPHCRRTSERAPPRTDESAPLPVR from the coding sequence GTGAAGCTGGGGGAAGTGGAACGGCTCCGGGGCGAGTTAGCGGGATTTGTTGCCGATGTATTCGGGTCGTTGCCGCGTCGGGATCAGCGGCGTTGGGGCGAGTGTTATCTGCGGGGCCTGATGCTCGATGGCCGGCGGAAGTCGGTCCAGCCGATGGCCGAGCGGCTGCCGGACGGGAACATGCAGGCCCTGCAGCAGTTCGTGAACCAGTCGCCGTGGGACCCGCTGCCGGTCAGTCGGCGGACCGCCGAGCGGATCGCCGAGGTGATCCCGCCCGAGGTCTGGGTTATCGACGACGTGTCGTTCCCCAAGTGCGGCACCGCGTCGGCCGGCGTTGCACGCCAGTACTGCGGAGCCGTCGGCAAACGGGCGAACTGCCAGGTCGCGGTCAGCGTCCACGCCGCCACCGACACCGCGTCGTGCCCGTTGAACTGGCAGTTGTATCTGCGGCGCGAGCGGACGGCCGATCCGGACCGATGCCGCAGGGGGGGAGTACCTGACGTCATCGTCCACCAGGAGAAATGGCGTCTCGCGCTCGGCCTGCTCGACACGCTCGGCGAGTGGCAGCTGAAGGCGCCGGTGGTGGTCGCCGACGCTGGCTACGGCGTCAGTACCCCCTTCCGGACCGGTCTGGAACAGCGTGGGCTGTCCTATGTTCTCGCCCTGACCGGGAAGGAAGTCGCCCACCCGGAGGATGCCGAGCCGCTCCAGCCTGCTTACCGCGGGCTCGGTCCGCCGACGCTGGCCCGCTACCGCACTTCGCCACGAGCCGTCTCGGTCCTCGCGGTCGAGGCCGGTGCCGGCTGGCTCACCGAGGTGACCTGGCGACAGGGCAGCAAGGGCGCGATGGCCTCACGGTTCGCGGTGCTGACCGTGAGGCCTGCGGGCAAGCAGCCTGTGGCCGCAGCCCAGGAGGCGGGTGGCGGCCGCAGCAGGTGGGACGGCGTCCTGCCCACCCAGACACTCCTGGTCGAATGGCCGGAGGGCCAGGACGCTCCGAGCGGGTACTGGATTTCGAATCTGCCCGCCACCACCCCGGTCGCTGACCTGGTGCGTTGGGCGAAGATGCGCTGGCGGATCGAGCACGACTACCGCGAACTCAAGCACGGTCTGGGCCTGGACCACTTCGAGGGGCCGCATTGTCGGCGTACAAGCGAACGTGCGCCACCTCGTACGGATGAAAGTGCACCGTTGCCGGTGCGGTGA
- a CDS encoding IS110 family transposase has protein sequence MVTGQPLVGVDTHADVHVAVALDQLGRRLGTLAVPSTPAGYASLEAWATDLGIVEQVGLEGTGCYGAGLSRWLRQHGHRVVEVNRPDRQTRRRRGKSDVVDAEAAARAVQGGTATSTPKSGDGAGEMIRALRVARRSAMKARTQAVNQLKALIGTVPDVLREHIRGLHRMELIRTVTRWRPRAEPDTLATVTKLAMRSIAHRYLQLDDEISELDRHLQRLVTRAAPELMAVKGLGVETVAALLVAVGDTPGLIRSESAFAHLCGVAPIPAFSGKTSRHRLNRGGDRQANHALYMITVSRMAWEPSTRAYMARRTAQGKTKTEIIRCLKRHIAREVYGLLVPRTPAQPSARDDLTTAA, from the coding sequence CTGGTTACGGGACAACCTCTAGTAGGAGTCGACACCCACGCAGACGTCCATGTCGCTGTTGCTCTCGACCAGCTCGGGCGGCGGCTGGGCACGCTCGCTGTCCCGTCGACACCAGCTGGCTACGCATCCTTGGAAGCGTGGGCCACCGATCTCGGCATCGTCGAGCAGGTGGGTCTGGAAGGCACCGGCTGCTACGGTGCCGGCCTGTCCAGGTGGCTGCGGCAACACGGCCACCGTGTCGTCGAGGTCAACCGGCCCGACCGTCAGACACGCCGCCGTCGCGGCAAGTCCGATGTCGTCGATGCCGAAGCCGCCGCACGGGCAGTGCAGGGCGGGACCGCGACATCGACCCCGAAGTCCGGTGACGGCGCTGGCGAGATGATCCGGGCCCTGCGGGTCGCCCGACGCAGTGCGATGAAGGCCCGCACGCAAGCCGTCAACCAGCTCAAAGCCCTGATCGGCACCGTTCCCGACGTCCTTCGCGAACACATCCGCGGGTTGCACCGAATGGAACTGATCCGCACTGTCACACGGTGGCGCCCAAGGGCTGAACCAGACACTCTGGCCACGGTCACCAAACTGGCCATGCGGTCCATCGCCCACCGCTACCTGCAGCTCGACGACGAGATATCAGAGCTGGACCGTCACCTGCAGCGGCTCGTCACCCGGGCGGCACCGGAACTCATGGCCGTAAAAGGACTCGGTGTCGAGACCGTCGCAGCCCTGCTCGTCGCTGTCGGCGACACCCCAGGACTCATTCGCTCAGAGTCTGCCTTCGCCCACCTCTGTGGCGTCGCCCCGATCCCTGCGTTCTCCGGCAAGACCAGCCGCCACCGCCTCAACCGTGGCGGCGACCGTCAGGCCAACCACGCCCTCTACATGATCACCGTCAGCCGCATGGCATGGGAGCCAAGCACACGCGCCTACATGGCCCGCAGAACAGCCCAAGGCAAGACGAAGACCGAGATCATTCGCTGCTTGAAACGACACATCGCCCGTGAGGTCTACGGCCTACTCGTCCCGCGAACCCCAGCACAGCCATCTGCCCGCGACGATCTAACAACCGCAGCCTGA
- a CDS encoding transposase → MGGVISADDPKWIERFAGLTEVQFARLVALVRRRGGDVQRGRPWRLSLENRVLLVATYWRTNLTLRQVAPLFGVSKSAADRILDHLAPLLAISPARRPRKDTVYIADGTLVPTRDRSVAASSKNYRYSTNLQVVIDANSRLVVAIGLPLPGSRNDCRAFTESGTDQACRGAPTIADGGCQGTGLLIPHRKRRGQSHLSPSQEAENAVHRRARARAEHALSRLKNWKILRDCRLKGNGVHQAMLGIPRLHNLALTG, encoded by the coding sequence ATGGGTGGGGTGATCTCAGCAGATGATCCGAAGTGGATCGAGCGGTTTGCGGGTCTGACCGAGGTGCAGTTCGCGAGGCTGGTGGCACTGGTACGGCGCCGGGGTGGCGACGTTCAGCGTGGTCGGCCGTGGCGGCTGTCGCTCGAGAACCGGGTGTTGCTGGTGGCGACGTACTGGCGCACGAACCTCACATTGCGGCAGGTGGCGCCGCTGTTCGGAGTCTCGAAGTCCGCGGCCGACCGCATCTTGGACCACCTCGCACCGCTGCTGGCCATCTCGCCCGCGCGCCGGCCGCGCAAGGACACCGTTTACATCGCCGACGGCACCCTGGTGCCCACCCGTGACCGCAGTGTCGCCGCGTCCAGCAAGAACTACCGGTACTCGACCAACCTGCAGGTCGTCATAGACGCCAACAGCCGCCTGGTCGTGGCCATCGGTCTCCCGCTGCCCGGCAGCCGCAACGACTGCCGGGCCTTCACCGAGTCCGGCACCGACCAGGCCTGCCGCGGCGCCCCGACCATCGCGGACGGCGGCTGCCAAGGCACCGGCCTCCTCATCCCGCACCGCAAACGACGAGGCCAGAGCCACCTCAGCCCATCGCAGGAGGCTGAGAACGCCGTCCACCGCCGGGCACGAGCACGTGCGGAACATGCCCTGTCGCGATTGAAGAACTGGAAGATCCTGCGGGACTGCCGACTCAAGGGCAACGGAGTTCACCAGGCCATGCTCGGCATCCCCCGGCTACACAACCTGGCCCTCACTGGATAA